The Gillisia sp. Hel_I_86 genome has a segment encoding these proteins:
- the gcvP gene encoding aminomethyl-transferring glycine dehydrogenase → MRTDSFALRHIGPRESELSEMLSTVGVSSLDQLIYETIPDDIRLKSQLKLDTALSENEYAEHIGELASKNKIYKSYIGLGYHQAIMPAVIQRNILENPGWYTAYTPYQAEIAQGRLEALLNFQTMIADLTGMELANASLLDESTAAAEAMALLFAVRERDQKKNEVVKFFVSEEVLPQTISLLKTRAIPLGIELVIGEHTKFDFSSEFFGAILQYPGKSGQVFDYSGYVSKCKDAGIKVVVAADILSLVKLESPGHFGVDVVVGTTQRFGIPLGYGGPHAAYFATKEEYKRSIPGRIIGVTKDLNGNRALRMALQTREQHIKRDKATSNICTAQVLLAVMAGMYAVYHGPKGLEYIANIVHASAYTLDQKLENLGFSQLNKFYFDTLQVKADAKAIKVLAEKNKINFYYPDAKTVVIALNETTTIKDLNKIVSVFAEVAHTEFNVIEKLSEGNSIPSSVDRKTEFLTNAVFNTYHSETELMRYIKKLERQDLSLNHSMIALGSCTMKLNAASEMLPLSNPQWGNIHPFAPMDQAEGYQIVLKRLEGQLTEITGFAGTSLQPNSGAQGEYAGLMVIRAYHESRGDSQRNICLIPSSAHGTNPASAVMAGMKVVVTKSTKEGNIDVDDLREKALKYKDNLAALMVTYPSTHGVYESAIKEITQLIHDNGGQVYMDGANMNAQVGLTNPGAIGADVCHLNLHKTFAIPHGGGGPGVGPICVAKQLLPFLPGNPVIKTGGEHAITAISSAPWGSALVCLISYGYITMLGVNGLQKATEYAILNANYIKARLKDHYQTLYSGERGRAAHEMIVDCRPFKTNGIEVVDIAKRLIDYGFHAPTVSFPVAGTLMIEPTESESKAELDRFCDALISIRKEISESSTKDEVNILKSAPHTLAMLTADIWDFPYSRQQAAFPLEYVADNKFWPAVRRVDDAYGDRNLICTCAPIEEYMDA, encoded by the coding sequence ATGAGAACAGATTCTTTTGCACTTAGACATATTGGTCCCAGGGAAAGTGAACTTTCAGAAATGCTTTCCACCGTTGGGGTCTCCTCTTTAGATCAGCTAATTTACGAGACAATCCCGGACGATATCCGTTTAAAATCTCAATTGAAACTTGATACAGCGCTAAGTGAAAATGAATATGCCGAGCATATTGGAGAGCTGGCTTCTAAAAACAAAATATATAAATCTTATATAGGCTTGGGATATCATCAAGCTATTATGCCAGCGGTGATCCAACGCAACATTTTGGAAAATCCGGGATGGTATACTGCCTACACCCCCTATCAAGCAGAAATTGCCCAGGGAAGACTAGAAGCATTATTGAACTTCCAAACCATGATTGCAGATCTAACTGGAATGGAATTGGCGAATGCCTCCCTTTTAGACGAATCTACGGCTGCGGCAGAAGCGATGGCATTATTATTTGCCGTAAGAGAAAGAGATCAGAAAAAAAATGAAGTTGTGAAATTTTTTGTTTCAGAAGAGGTGTTGCCACAAACTATTTCCCTTTTAAAAACCAGGGCCATTCCACTTGGAATTGAATTGGTTATAGGGGAGCATACAAAATTCGATTTTTCATCTGAATTCTTTGGGGCAATCCTTCAATATCCAGGAAAATCCGGTCAGGTTTTCGATTATTCAGGGTATGTTTCTAAATGTAAAGATGCAGGAATTAAAGTAGTGGTTGCTGCAGATATTTTGAGCTTGGTAAAATTAGAATCTCCAGGACATTTTGGAGTAGATGTAGTAGTTGGAACCACGCAACGTTTTGGAATTCCGTTAGGGTATGGCGGGCCACATGCGGCTTATTTTGCAACCAAAGAAGAATACAAAAGAAGTATCCCGGGAAGGATTATAGGGGTAACCAAAGATCTTAATGGCAATCGTGCCTTAAGAATGGCGCTACAAACCAGGGAACAACACATAAAAAGGGACAAAGCGACTTCCAATATTTGTACCGCTCAGGTATTGTTGGCCGTAATGGCTGGAATGTATGCTGTATATCACGGGCCAAAAGGACTGGAATATATAGCAAATATCGTTCATGCTTCAGCATATACTTTAGATCAAAAATTAGAAAATTTAGGTTTTAGTCAGCTTAACAAATTTTATTTTGATACGCTACAGGTAAAGGCAGATGCCAAAGCAATTAAAGTTTTGGCGGAAAAAAACAAGATCAATTTCTATTATCCGGATGCCAAAACAGTTGTGATCGCTTTAAATGAAACAACCACGATTAAAGATCTTAATAAAATTGTTTCCGTTTTTGCAGAAGTTGCACATACAGAATTTAATGTTATTGAAAAATTATCCGAAGGAAATTCTATTCCTTCATCAGTAGATAGAAAAACTGAATTTTTGACCAACGCTGTTTTCAACACTTATCATTCAGAAACAGAATTGATGCGCTACATCAAAAAACTGGAGCGTCAAGATCTTTCATTAAATCACTCCATGATCGCTTTGGGTTCTTGTACCATGAAGTTGAATGCAGCTTCGGAAATGCTTCCTTTAAGCAATCCACAATGGGGAAATATTCATCCTTTTGCACCTATGGACCAGGCTGAAGGATACCAAATAGTTTTAAAAAGATTGGAAGGCCAATTAACTGAAATAACAGGTTTTGCAGGTACTTCCTTACAACCAAATTCTGGAGCGCAGGGAGAATATGCAGGATTAATGGTGATTCGTGCCTATCACGAATCCCGGGGGGATTCACAGCGAAACATTTGCTTGATCCCTTCTTCTGCACACGGCACCAATCCTGCATCTGCAGTGATGGCCGGAATGAAAGTGGTAGTAACAAAATCTACGAAGGAAGGAAATATAGATGTAGATGATCTTAGAGAAAAAGCATTAAAATATAAAGATAATTTAGCAGCTTTAATGGTAACCTATCCATCTACTCACGGGGTATATGAGTCGGCTATTAAAGAGATCACCCAGCTGATCCATGATAACGGAGGCCAGGTTTATATGGATGGCGCCAATATGAATGCACAGGTTGGATTAACCAACCCAGGTGCTATTGGAGCCGATGTTTGTCACTTAAATCTCCATAAGACCTTTGCAATCCCTCACGGAGGGGGTGGACCAGGAGTTGGGCCAATATGTGTTGCAAAACAATTACTTCCTTTCTTACCAGGGAACCCTGTGATAAAAACGGGTGGAGAACATGCAATCACAGCTATTTCTTCAGCACCTTGGGGATCTGCTTTGGTATGCCTTATTTCTTATGGCTATATCACAATGCTTGGGGTGAACGGTCTTCAAAAAGCTACAGAATATGCTATTTTGAATGCCAACTATATTAAAGCACGTTTAAAAGATCATTACCAAACCCTATATTCTGGAGAAAGGGGCCGTGCAGCCCATGAGATGATCGTGGATTGCAGGCCTTTCAAAACCAATGGAATTGAAGTGGTGGATATTGCTAAAAGACTAATTGATTACGGTTTCCATGCACCAACTGTTTCCTTTCCTGTTGCAGGAACCTTAATGATTGAACCTACAGAAAGCGAAAGTAAAGCAGAATTGGATAGATTTTGTGATGCATTGATCTCTATTCGTAAGGAAATCAGCGAATCATCTACTAAAGATGAAGTAAATATTTTAAAGAGCGCACCACATACACTGGCAATGCTTACTGCAGATATATGGGATTTTCCATATTCTAGACAACAAGCAGCATTCCCGTTGGAGTATGTGGCAGATAATAAATTTTGGCCTGCTGTTCGCAGAGTAGATGATGCTTATGGAGATAGAAACCTTATTTGCACCTGTGCTCCAATTGAAGAATATATGGACGCATAA
- the pafA gene encoding alkaline phosphatase PafA encodes MKYYITILFITTLSFTSLAQGKPDNSINPDKPKLVVGVVVDQMRYDYLTRFWNKYENDGFKRLIAEGFNFKNNHFNYIPTYTAPGHASVFTGTTPQNHGIISNSWYNKFEQQYIYCVTDVNVQPLGTLASAGKMSPHRMLTTTIADENRLFTQMRGKTIGIALKDRGAILPAGHTANAAYWFHGQEEGKWISSTFYMEEMPKWVQDFNISGAALSYMKPWDALKDLDSYLESGIDENLFETGYSGKKTATFPYDLEKLEKENGNYDLLKVTPYGNSLTTDFAIAAIKGEALGKDEFTDFLTVSFSSTDYIGHNFGVNSKEIEDAYLRLDLDIARLLANLDEEVGNGNYAFFLTADHGGGDVPTYLTSVKIPSGYFDDVEFDTKLKEFIFQKYKKENLIESISNYQVFFNYRNLADAEIDRKSFEQNIAHFILQYPKVSRVFTRNQLESGNYTEGISGLIQNGFNQKRSGDVVFVLDPAVISYTTTTGSTHGSGFSYDTHAPLIFFGKGIKQGSTAIRSEIVDIAPTISVLLGIAFPNAATGTPLIQVLEK; translated from the coding sequence ATGAAATATTACATCACGATTCTTTTTATCACAACGCTTTCTTTTACTTCCCTAGCTCAAGGCAAACCAGATAATTCTATTAATCCAGATAAGCCGAAATTGGTGGTTGGGGTTGTTGTGGACCAAATGAGGTATGATTATTTGACCAGATTTTGGAATAAATATGAAAATGATGGGTTTAAGAGATTAATTGCAGAAGGTTTCAACTTTAAGAACAATCATTTTAATTACATTCCAACCTATACCGCTCCAGGACATGCCTCGGTATTTACGGGAACTACTCCGCAAAATCATGGAATTATCAGCAATAGCTGGTACAACAAGTTCGAGCAGCAATATATTTATTGTGTAACAGATGTAAATGTACAGCCTCTTGGCACGTTGGCTTCCGCAGGAAAAATGTCTCCACACAGAATGCTCACTACCACAATTGCAGACGAAAACAGATTGTTTACTCAAATGAGGGGAAAAACAATTGGGATTGCCTTAAAAGATAGGGGTGCAATATTGCCTGCTGGCCATACAGCCAATGCAGCGTATTGGTTTCATGGCCAAGAAGAGGGCAAATGGATAAGCAGTACTTTTTATATGGAAGAAATGCCAAAATGGGTTCAGGATTTCAATATTTCGGGCGCAGCGCTCTCTTATATGAAGCCTTGGGATGCCCTTAAGGATTTGGATTCCTATTTAGAAAGCGGCATAGATGAAAATCTTTTTGAAACTGGTTATAGCGGTAAGAAAACTGCCACTTTTCCTTATGATCTAGAAAAGTTGGAAAAAGAAAATGGAAATTATGATCTCTTAAAAGTGACTCCTTATGGAAATTCATTGACCACAGATTTTGCTATTGCTGCCATAAAAGGTGAGGCGTTAGGGAAAGATGAATTCACGGATTTTCTAACCGTAAGTTTTTCCAGCACCGATTATATAGGACATAATTTTGGGGTGAATTCTAAAGAGATCGAAGATGCGTATTTACGATTGGATCTCGATATAGCTAGACTACTTGCAAATTTAGATGAAGAGGTAGGAAATGGAAATTACGCCTTTTTTCTAACCGCAGATCATGGGGGGGGAGATGTTCCAACCTATTTAACCTCTGTTAAAATCCCTTCTGGATATTTTGATGATGTTGAATTCGATACAAAATTGAAGGAATTTATTTTTCAAAAATATAAGAAGGAAAATCTGATTGAATCTATTTCCAATTATCAGGTATTTTTTAATTATAGGAATTTGGCAGATGCTGAAATAGATCGAAAGTCCTTTGAACAAAATATTGCCCATTTTATTTTACAATACCCAAAAGTGAGTAGGGTATTTACTAGAAATCAACTAGAAAGCGGTAATTATACTGAAGGCATTTCTGGTTTGATTCAAAATGGTTTTAACCAGAAAAGAAGTGGGGATGTGGTCTTTGTGCTGGATCCGGCCGTGATCTCGTATACTACAACTACAGGTTCTACCCATGGAAGCGGGTTTTCCTATGACACACATGCCCCTTTAATTTTCTTCGGAAAGGGTATTAAGCAGGGAAGTACGGCAATAAGATCTGAGATAGTGGATATTGCACCAACGATCTCCGTGCTCTTGGGAATTGCATTTCCAAATGCAGCTACTGGCACGCCTTTAATACAGGTATTGGAGAAATAA
- a CDS encoding 3-oxoacyl-ACP synthase III family protein, whose amino-acid sequence MSIKITGLGSFIPSLKRKNSDFLKHEFLNLDGSGFPHANEITIEKFKAITGIEERRYLEKDLSTSDMATVAAQKAIENAGIDPETLDYLIVAHNYGDVKYGSIQSDTVPSIATRVKHNLRIKNPKCVGYDVLFGCPGWIEAVIQAQAFIKSGMAKKCLVIGAEALSRVVDNYDRDSMIFSDGAGAAIFEASEEPGGILSHSSATYAYQDAHHIYFGKSNRNEEDDDTRYIKMNGRKIYEFALTHVPEAMKSCLEESGKSIEDVKKVFIHQANEKMDEAIIARFYKQYKMKAPENVMPMSIHELGNSSVATVPTLLDLVIKGNIPNQNLDKGDVIILASVGAGMNINAMVYEY is encoded by the coding sequence ATGAGCATAAAGATAACAGGTTTAGGAAGTTTTATTCCAAGCTTAAAGAGAAAGAATTCAGACTTTTTGAAACATGAATTTTTAAATTTAGATGGATCAGGTTTTCCTCATGCAAATGAGATTACTATTGAAAAATTCAAAGCGATTACCGGAATTGAAGAAAGAAGGTATCTTGAAAAAGATCTAAGCACTTCGGATATGGCAACTGTAGCTGCTCAAAAAGCTATCGAAAATGCTGGTATAGATCCAGAAACCCTAGACTATTTGATTGTTGCCCATAATTACGGGGATGTTAAATATGGCAGTATTCAAAGCGATACGGTACCTAGTATTGCCACCCGGGTAAAACACAATCTTAGAATTAAAAATCCTAAATGTGTGGGTTACGATGTGCTTTTTGGATGCCCAGGCTGGATAGAAGCTGTAATACAAGCTCAAGCCTTTATTAAAAGTGGCATGGCCAAGAAATGCTTGGTTATTGGAGCAGAAGCACTTTCTAGAGTGGTAGATAATTACGACCGGGATTCCATGATATTTTCAGATGGAGCTGGAGCGGCGATCTTCGAGGCTTCCGAAGAGCCTGGTGGGATTCTTTCCCATAGCTCTGCGACTTATGCCTATCAAGATGCGCATCATATCTACTTCGGAAAATCCAACAGAAATGAAGAAGATGATGACACGAGATATATTAAGATGAATGGTAGAAAGATTTACGAATTCGCTTTAACACATGTACCTGAAGCGATGAAATCTTGTTTGGAAGAAAGTGGAAAGTCTATTGAAGATGTAAAAAAAGTATTTATCCATCAGGCCAATGAAAAGATGGATGAAGCCATTATAGCCCGTTTTTACAAGCAATATAAAATGAAAGCTCCGGAGAATGTAATGCCAATGAGCATTCATGAACTCGGAAATAGCAGTGTAGCTACAGTTCCTACGCTGTTGGATTTGGTGATCAAAGGTAATATTCCCAACCAAAACCTCGACAAAGGCGATGTTATAATTCTTGCCAGTGTTGGTGCCGGCATGAATATAAACGCGATGGTTTACGAATACTAA
- a CDS encoding MlaE family ABC transporter permease, whose product MSYIHSIGEYFLMIKGVFGRMTKRSVLRELIFKEINELIIGSLGIVSFISFFIGGVVAIQTALNLNNPLIPKTLIAFAARQSIILEFAPTFISIIMAGKVGSFITSSIGSMRVTEQIDALEVMGINSLNYLIFPKIIAMLTYPFVIAIAMFLGIMGAYAAAVLGGFVGADLFLTGLQDDFEGFQVVYAFIKTFIFAMILATVPAYHGYYMKGGALEVGHASTTSFVWTSVIIIITNYLVTQLLLS is encoded by the coding sequence ATGAGCTACATCCATTCTATTGGTGAATATTTTTTAATGATTAAAGGCGTGTTTGGCAGAATGACCAAACGCTCTGTTTTAAGAGAATTAATATTCAAAGAGATAAATGAGCTTATTATTGGTTCCTTGGGGATAGTTTCTTTTATCTCCTTTTTTATTGGTGGGGTTGTGGCAATACAAACTGCCCTAAACCTAAACAACCCTTTGATTCCAAAGACTTTAATAGCATTTGCCGCAAGGCAATCCATAATTCTCGAATTTGCACCTACCTTTATCTCTATTATCATGGCAGGCAAAGTGGGTTCATTTATAACTTCGAGTATTGGATCCATGCGTGTAACCGAACAAATTGATGCTTTGGAAGTAATGGGGATAAATTCCTTGAACTATTTGATTTTCCCGAAAATAATAGCTATGCTTACATACCCTTTTGTGATCGCTATTGCTATGTTCTTAGGGATTATGGGGGCCTATGCCGCCGCAGTTCTAGGGGGTTTTGTTGGTGCAGATCTTTTTCTAACAGGATTACAAGATGATTTTGAGGGATTTCAGGTAGTCTATGCATTTATTAAAACTTTTATTTTTGCAATGATATTAGCAACAGTACCCGCATACCATGGCTATTATATGAAAGGCGGCGCATTGGAAGTGGGACATGCAAGCACCACCTCTTTTGTGTGGACCAGCGTTATTATAATTATTACAAATTATTTAGTAACCCAATTATTGCTTAGTTAA
- a CDS encoding ABC transporter ATP-binding protein, with protein sequence MIEVKNLHKGFDGEEILKGINFVFETGKTNLIIGQSGSGKSVLLKSMLGLFKPEEGTIEYDGKAYSTFTEEEQRELRKEVGMLFQGGALFDSMTVEENVMFPLRMFTNQRKRKLKSRVAEVLERVNLEGSANKYPAEISGGMQKRVAIARAIVNKPKYLFCDEPNSGLDPTTATVIDNLIQELTRENDITTVIITHDMNSVLEIGENIAFLKDGVLAWKGDKSQIFQTDDKTVTDFVYSSNLFKKVRDAQLKGH encoded by the coding sequence ATGATCGAAGTAAAGAATCTTCATAAAGGTTTTGATGGCGAAGAAATTCTGAAAGGGATCAATTTTGTTTTTGAAACAGGAAAAACCAATTTAATAATTGGCCAATCAGGATCTGGGAAAAGCGTACTTTTAAAAAGTATGCTGGGCCTATTTAAGCCCGAAGAAGGAACTATAGAATATGATGGAAAAGCATACTCCACTTTTACAGAGGAAGAACAAAGAGAGCTGCGGAAAGAGGTAGGAATGTTGTTTCAGGGAGGTGCCTTATTTGATTCTATGACGGTGGAAGAAAATGTAATGTTTCCGCTGCGAATGTTCACTAATCAGCGTAAACGAAAATTAAAATCCAGAGTAGCTGAAGTCTTGGAGCGTGTTAATTTGGAGGGTAGCGCGAATAAATATCCTGCAGAAATTAGCGGGGGAATGCAAAAACGAGTAGCAATTGCACGTGCCATTGTGAACAAACCAAAATACTTGTTTTGCGATGAACCCAACTCCGGGTTGGATCCAACCACTGCAACCGTAATAGATAATCTTATTCAGGAATTAACCCGAGAAAATGACATAACTACGGTAATTATCACACACGACATGAACTCGGTGCTGGAAATAGGGGAAAATATCGCATTTTTAAAAGATGGTGTTCTCGCTTGGAAAGGCGACAAATCCCAGATTTTTCAAACAGATGATAAGACAGTGACCGACTTCGTATACTCTTCCAATCTGTTTAAAAAGGTAAGGGATGCACAATTAAAAGGGCATTGA
- a CDS encoding class I SAM-dependent methyltransferase gives MYENTFPNKRFKKTLEFLENAVPAPAKVLDLGVENPFSTIMQSHEYSVTNTSGDDLDLYPLVDSENEYDVVTAFEIFEHLVSPFNVLKNIKSKKLVATVPLKLWFADAYRSKTDMRDRHYHEFEDWQFDWLLEKAGWNIKKREKWTNPVQKIGFRPLLRKFTPRYYAVYAER, from the coding sequence ATGTACGAAAATACATTTCCGAACAAAAGATTTAAAAAAACATTGGAATTTCTCGAAAATGCTGTTCCGGCACCTGCAAAGGTTTTGGATCTGGGTGTGGAAAACCCATTTTCCACTATCATGCAATCCCATGAATATTCGGTTACCAATACTTCAGGAGACGATCTAGACCTATATCCACTAGTAGATTCAGAAAATGAATATGATGTAGTAACTGCTTTTGAAATTTTCGAGCATTTGGTATCCCCCTTCAATGTTTTAAAAAATATAAAATCCAAGAAATTGGTTGCTACTGTACCTTTGAAACTTTGGTTTGCCGATGCCTATAGAAGCAAGACCGATATGCGTGATAGACATTATCATGAGTTCGAAGACTGGCAATTCGATTGGCTGCTAGAAAAAGCAGGCTGGAATATTAAAAAAAGAGAGAAATGGACCAATCCGGTTCAAAAAATTGGATTTAGACCTTTATTAAGGAAGTTCACCCCAAGATATTACGCCGTATATGCGGAGCGATAA
- a CDS encoding sigma-70 family RNA polymerase sigma factor gives MSINKIDPTKWVDKYSDYLFNFTIVRVNDRELAHDLISETFLAGLKSMKNFKGEATERTWLISILKRKIIDYYRKSNSRKGRAEIKIQYNDDSNEGDWLEENAPDRFDKTAEDVMENEELGIAILECMEQLTEKQAKIFKMKTIDGFDTEAICNEFNITPSNLWVIIHRARTTLAQCLEKNWF, from the coding sequence ATGTCGATTAATAAAATAGATCCTACTAAATGGGTAGATAAATATTCCGATTATCTCTTCAATTTTACTATTGTAAGGGTGAACGATCGGGAGTTGGCTCATGATCTTATTTCTGAAACATTCTTGGCAGGCTTAAAATCCATGAAAAATTTTAAAGGCGAGGCGACCGAACGTACTTGGTTGATCTCGATTTTAAAAAGAAAGATCATAGATTATTATAGAAAAAGCAATTCTAGAAAAGGAAGGGCAGAAATCAAGATTCAATATAACGACGATTCCAATGAAGGAGATTGGTTAGAAGAAAATGCCCCAGACAGATTTGACAAGACGGCTGAAGATGTAATGGAAAATGAAGAGTTGGGAATAGCTATCTTGGAATGTATGGAGCAATTAACCGAAAAGCAGGCCAAGATTTTTAAAATGAAAACTATAGATGGTTTTGATACTGAAGCTATTTGTAATGAGTTTAATATTACCCCGTCTAATCTTTGGGTAATAATTCACAGGGCACGAACAACTTTAGCACAATGTTTGGAAAAAAACTGGTTTTAA
- a CDS encoding glycosyltransferase — MKIYIVIPAHNEAEFIGLTLQSLVDQTYAPEKIVVVNDQSNDATPNIVSGFSAKYPFISLVSITSTEAHLPGSKVIKAFKEGLKTLDDDYDILCKFDADLIFPENYLQIIVNNFKDFPEVGMVGGFCTIQNNGAWVLENLTNKDHIRGALKAYRKACFKDINGLKAAMGWDTADELQAQFYGWGIKTDESLLVKHLKPTGATYNKASKYKQGEAFYKLRYGFTITLIASAKLAYRKKDFSLFQDYITGYFRAKRENQPFLLSKREGEFARSLRWRKMFKKIF; from the coding sequence TTGAAAATCTATATTGTAATACCTGCACATAACGAAGCTGAATTTATTGGCTTGACTTTGCAGTCTTTAGTAGATCAGACATACGCACCAGAAAAAATAGTGGTCGTAAATGATCAATCTAATGATGCCACGCCGAATATAGTTTCAGGATTTAGTGCTAAATATCCTTTTATCTCCTTGGTTTCCATCACCTCGACCGAAGCGCATCTTCCGGGAAGCAAAGTGATCAAAGCCTTCAAGGAAGGGCTTAAAACACTGGATGACGATTATGACATCCTATGTAAATTCGATGCCGATCTTATTTTCCCTGAAAATTATCTGCAAATTATCGTGAACAATTTTAAGGATTTTCCCGAAGTTGGGATGGTAGGCGGCTTTTGCACTATTCAAAATAATGGAGCATGGGTCCTGGAGAATCTTACCAATAAAGATCATATTAGAGGGGCTTTAAAAGCATACAGAAAAGCCTGTTTTAAGGACATTAACGGACTTAAGGCTGCTATGGGTTGGGACACTGCAGATGAGCTACAGGCTCAATTTTATGGCTGGGGAATTAAAACAGATGAAAGCCTTTTGGTAAAACATCTTAAGCCTACAGGAGCAACCTACAATAAAGCTTCCAAATATAAACAAGGCGAAGCATTTTATAAGTTGAGATATGGTTTTACTATCACTTTAATTGCTTCAGCCAAACTCGCTTACAGAAAAAAAGACTTCAGTCTTTTTCAAGATTATATCACGGGTTATTTCAGAGCAAAGAGAGAAAATCAGCCATTTCTATTATCTAAAAGAGAAGGAGAGTTTGCCAGAAGCCTCCGATGGCGAAAAATGTTCAAAAAAATATTCTAA